TGACCTGAAAGAGATGAAATTCTCGTTGTTTCTGATGAccggtgttttcttttttcaagaagTGAGACGACCACAAACGACCTTCAGGCCCAGCAAGGTCAAGAGTCAAAGTCTTTACCAACACGTCCACATTCGTGAGCTGTCTCTCAATCCGTCGTCCGACCTCGCACTCTGAGTCTGATGCGTTTCTTCTATTCGTTCTGAAAATGTACGATGATCAGAGTTTTGGAGTTTGGAGCGTAAACGTGACAAAATTTGACAtcgtgtttattttttaatgtaaaaatgaaaaatacagatttgATCTGTAAACTCCTTGATTCTGACAGTTGAAGCTGAGACTCAGGAGTTTCACATGAGGAGAGGGAGTCCGAGCCTCCTCCATTCTGTTCGCTTCTCCTTCCAGCCCTCCCCGGCTGCTCCCTGCTTCCTGTCGGATTGTGTCTATTGGGGGGGGGCAGGAGGAAGGGGAAAGGgttggtggtgggggtgggggggggttgccCCTGGAGATGGGCAGACCAAGTCGTCCGAGGTGGCGCGATGTGGGTCTGAGCTGGTATGATGGAGGAGGGGCTAAAGCAGGGGTAACGGTGGTGGTGGTCGTGAGGAAACAGAAGAGTGGGTGTGTCAGGTTTGTCCCATGATGCCTCAGCAGGTGGATTCTGACGATATTTTCAAATCTGAATAACAAAGTTTGTCCCCAACGAGTCCAGCTGGTGTTAttattgtatgtgtgtatttcacATGAGGGACTCGTGTGACCCCGTGACGAGCTCGATGTGTGTCCCTGTCCCCGGCGGGGTGGAGACAGTCGATGACTTTGGAGTAGTTTGCTTTATTAAGCTCTAAAGTTATTGTCGTTGGTTCAGGTTTAATTTATCATGTGATTCGTTCTGTAAATGTGTCTTGTTAAGACCTTTAACAGTTAATATATCAAATTTAAACTTCGCCTGAGGAATAACTCAGACGTCGTTTATGATCCTTttagggtttaaaaaaaaaaaaaaagtttcaattTAGCAccagaaataaaagtgaagtgTGAGACTCGTTGTGAGAATCACCGAGCCACTGGGTGAAGTGACAAACGGGCCAAACTCTCACAAAGCTGCAGTCCTTTAAGAATGTAgttcacccccctccccccccctccccccaactCAAGCCTCAAATGACCCTTCCTGGCAAAGGGAGTCAAACTCCCTCTCCATTGGCCCCTCAAGGTGAAGTCATCGACTATTCAGCCACTTGTGAAGCCTCTCTTTGCACTTGTGATGTTGCCTGGgatgcatctctctctcctctctctctctctctctctctctgtttccctctctctctcttttttatgaCCATTTCCTTGAGTGTGACGGGATGTTGACATGTTCACATTTACCTTCGCTCTCATTCCAACGTTTCTGTCTCTGGCATCGGCAGTGACCAGTGGCCGGAGAATGAGACCCTCAGTCCGTCTTCACCGTAAAGAGAAGACGTTATCATTCTGATCTATTGTACGATCCGTCCTCTTTGTCTTCGTCTTGTGATGCAGAGATAACTGGAGAATGCATTTTTCAGGGATCTCTGCTTCCTACAGGACGAAACACAACCTGAAGCTGATATAGATCCAAAAAGTGTTACGATaggaatgatgtcatcatgactAAGTGTGAAAATATATAGTTTGATACCGTTTATCTTTATTACATGTTTACGGTCCTTTGGTTTCAAAATATCAGACCAGCTGCAGGACGTCGTTTTCAGGTTTGTGACAGATGAACATTGTTAGTTCTCCATTCGCGATGTTGCTGAATTTTGTGGTTGAGGACTAAAGGAGAAGTATCGGGGATAAATCCAGTGGAGTCGGGGGCTGGGCTTCAGTCCGACCCTGCAGGGAGTTTTGTAGGGATCAGAATTCACCTCACACTCTGCAGCTCCGGGAGTCTGAATCACAGCAGTGACAAAGCTCCGAGGACACACAGGAGTCGCTCAGTCTGTCCgagtccatctgtctgtctgcactctcacacacacacacacacacacacacacacacacacacactgtcacctTTAACTCAGACTTGTTAATTTCCTGCAGACTCGTCTAAACCTTGACCTCCCTGTTTCCCTGTTCTCCAGCAGAGATGCTGCTGATGTATGGACTCACAGTTAAAATGTCTGTCTGGTTCTCACATCTCTCGAGGTTCGTTCATCTTactggcttcacacttggcgtgtgtaggtgtgtaggtgtgtaggtgtgtaggtgtgtaggTGGGACTCATCAAGAAGTGAGTGAGGATGTTGATCACAACAACTGATCCTCCAGTTCAAGTTGAAGTTCTGGTCTTCGAAGAACCCGGTGAACAGATCCtcgtcctgcagcagcttcacttcAGTTCTGTGGAGTGagtccagcagctgctctctgagtTGTTGACTCGTCAGTTgagcctttcacacacacacacacatcagcatttATTCTtgcacatgaaacattttctcgGTACAACGTTGGTTTGAATTTACAAATGAACTGATTCGAGGTCAAAGGTGACGTCTGTGATGTGAGAGACGTGGTTCCTCTTGTCTCTCACCCGCAGGCTGGATGTGCTTCtccctgtgctgctgtgttccATCTGTGTCCTCATCCTGCGGGCGTCCTCCACCTCCCACGACTCCGGTATGCACCCTCACCTCACCACAGCCACCATCCGACCCTGACATCCAGGAGAGGACTccatcaaatcaaatgtgacctttgacattgattgatttattcatttcatctcATTGTTTAGTTGTAACAGAGTGAGAGGTGTAACAGATGACATCACAACATATAGAATGCatgacaaatgttttcagtgacaGTCGAGCTATAATATCTTTTTACTGACCAACAacaatttatgtgtgtgtacatatgtctTGAAAAGTCGCCTGTTACCTCAAAGCTGCCTCTCTTCAGATGATTCAAAGCTTCTCCACGTGACCATCCCCACCTCCCCATCCGTGTTAGCCGTGCTGGGTGGCTCTCTGACGCTACCCTGCCTGGTGTCCCTGGCCCACCCTCCGCCATCCCCCTCCACCAACGGCCGCCACgctgtgctctctctcccccgGGTTAAATGGAGCGTGCTGACTCACGGCCGTGACACGGAGATCCTGGTGGCCCGGGGGGACAGGGTGAGAGTCAGCGAGGCTTACAAAGACCGAGCCTCACTGCTCAACTATGCCTACTCCCCCGCCGACCTCACCCTGCGACTGGAAAGCCTGAGGCCGAATGACACGGGCTTCTACCGCTGCGAGGTGCAGCAGGGCCTGGAGGACGCTGACGACGTGGCTCAcgtcaaggtcaaaggtcagaatcagacagaaatgttttttccaccACATCAAAATAATCTGTAAGTGTTCTATCTTGAGTGAATAAAGtttatacaaatcaaatttgattgagtcatgattgagatgctttatttaaaataaatacataaacgtCATATCGTTGTTCTCAAGTTGTTCTCATGCCGGACCTCGATGTGGGTTTTACAGGGGTAGTGTTCCATTATCGCGACGCCTCCAGCCGCTACGCCTTCACCTTCGAGCTGGCCAAAGAGGCCTGTGAGGAGATCGGAGCTGAAATCGCCACGCCGGAGCAGCTCCTGGCCGCCTACCACAGCGGATACGAGCAGTGTGATGCAGGCTGGCTCTCGGACGGCTCAGTGAGGTGAGGACCCCAGGGAAACTGGTTTATTGTTAAATTGGAGAAACGAGTGATATCCTGTGAAAATCCTCCATTTCAGGTTCCATATGTTTTGAAATGGATCATCAAGTCTCGTCTGATCCTGACCCAAAACATTTCAGCCCCTCAGACGAGAGCTCAGACAAGTGATGGTGTGAGTGCTGCTGTTACAGAGGAAGTACTTGGCGTCTCACTGTCATTTCCTTCTGCAGATATCCCATTCAGATGCCGAGAGAGGGCTGTTTTGGGGACATGGATGGACTTCCAGGAGTGAGGAACTATGGACTGGTCGAGCCTGATGAGCTGTATGACACCTACTGCTATGTGGAGAACATCGAGGGTGAGAAAAAACTCAAATTCATTTTACATCCTGTGAATtatgttttgtagttttgttcGTTTCCTGTCTGTCGGAATGAGATGAGATGTTCAGATGCAATAATATCagttcatatttacatttttttaaatgctgctaaaaaaaagcttttgacTTCGTTCCCAACGCCAGTGgaggagtttgtctttctgttttttaaagtagGTTCACCTCCTCGATGCCTTCACCACAGATCAGAGCTGTTCAAACCGGTttccactgcagagtcatttaaCCCACGACTGAATACAGATTGAGTCCATTTGCAGACAAAAGTCAGATGTTAGGGGATTTTTTTGAGCACAGATATGAATCTTGAAGATCATTAAAACCTACAACGTGTATCCTCATGCACAGGTGACGTGATCCATGGCTCCGCCCCCCAGCGTTTCACCTTCTGGGAGGCCAAGGCCTTCTGTCTGAGTCTCGGGGCGGAGCTGGCCACCACAGCTCAGCTATATGCAGCCTGGAATGATGGACTGAACCACTGCAGTCCAGGTTGGCTGGCAGACGGCAGCGTGCGCTACCCCATCGTCACCCCTAGAGAGCGCTGTGGAGGCGGTGAACCTGGGGTCAGAACCGTTTATCGCTACAGCAACCAGACAGGCTTCCCCGAGGCTCACACACGACATGATGTCTACTGCTTCAGAAGTAAGAGAGCGAGCTGTCCTGGAACAGTCGACTTCTTCGTATCTATGATACTTGATTTCACTGGAAACATTGAGCTGAACAGTTGCGTTGACTATATTTCCCAGATTCTGCCGCTCAACACTAAAAGTAACCTTTCTGTTCTTTATTCCAGGGGACACGGGCCCTTATACTGAATCTACTCAGGATTTTCTTGCTACCGAGCCAGAGGACCTTGTTTTCTTAGCTAACCGTGGTCAGGAGACAGTGACTCTTGAGGTGACAGCAGAGGTGAACGAAGACATGCACCATGCCCACACGCTCAGTCCTGTAAAACAGGTCCCTGTGGAGGCTCAGTCCCAAACCCTGTGTTACGAGAAGAAGCCACTGCTCACAGTCGACCTCCATCCGTCCGTCACTCCTCAGCCCGAGCATCAACAGCACGCTCCCACCAAAGATACCTGGGAGCCCGTCGAAAAGGCCAAATACCCAGAGTCCCATCAACCAGCACCGGACCAAACCCCACAGACTGATCATGAAGAGTCTCATTCTCCTTCAAATGCTGTCGACATAATAACAACTGGTGACGACTCCACTTTAGCCACAGCTGAGGGGACGATGTCAGTGAGCAGAGAGCCCTCGGAGACTTCAGAGATTAACCAAGAGAATCAAACCCTGGATACACGAAGTGTTACTGCAACATCTGGAGATGTTGCAAAGGAGCTGCTCAACAATTCAACAGTCCTGCACCAGCAGAGTGAGCCTCCAATGTATCAAGAGGACCACACTCCGTCTGTCCACTTGGAACGTATCGCTGAGACTGAGCTGGTCCACTCGAGCACCTCTCCGCAAGAGACTGGCCCCGGTGACGCTGAGGAGGAATCAGCAGTGACTACTTCACGCTACGCTGAGGAAACAGAAGTTCACTCCACTGCACCTGTGACCCAGGGTGGAGACGAGAGCGCtcctctggaggaggagacgcaAGACCCAGTAACTCAGAGTGTGATTGGCATGGACACCTCCGCCATTTCTGAACCGGTGCCTACGACTGATTCAGGTAAGCGAACATTGAAGTGAGGATGTTACACAGAACTTTCATCGTGTTGTGGTTCCAGTGTCTGGGATATTTTTCAGGTCTTATTGCTCGAGATGCTGTGAGGGTCAACTTTACTAAAGCAGAGACACGAGCAATGACAGTAACTGTTTGGAAGAGTCGGCAGACATCTTAGGAAGACATCTTAGGAAGACATCTTAGGAAGACTAAGACTTTATAAATGTTAATCGTCCCATTTAAacgttttttcttctctttatttaagAGCGTGGTCAGTTTCAGAGTGGTTcttgatttcatgttcagatttcCTCATGAAGCCCCGTGCTCCCACTCAAATAGCCCCTTCTTCGATTAACTCTGCTTGCACTCAGATCTCCTgctctccagcttcagctctgctcCTCACGCTGCTTCTCTGCGTTCGTCAAACGCTTGAATTCCTACAGTGAATCGAAGAATAGAAAAATGACGAAGAggacgataaaaaaaaaacactgttattCTCGCTCTCAAACGAAAACGCTtcagaaaagaacaaataaattcAGGTTCTGTTTTCCTGACAGGTTATAATCCTCCTGAAGATCACTCAGGTGTGATGATGGAGTCGTCCATCCCAGTCGACCGTGGTGACGTGGAATCCTCTTCAGAGGAGGCAGATCCGGTGGACCAGAGTGGACACGTCCATCCCACTGAAATCCCAACAGCAGACGTCATCACAGACTCAGACGACTCCACCGATGCTCCTGCTCGAAACCACGACCCCATCACTCCGTTCACGTCCGTAACCCTCTCTCCCCCGTCGGTGGAGGTTGAATCCAGCTCCCCAGAGATTATCACCCTCATGCCTGAGAGCAACGCTTCGTCTGGGGTGGAACCTCTGGAGGACATCCAGGAACATATTCAACTGCAGAAAATACAAGAGAGCCAAGAAGCGTTTCTCAGCACATTGCAAAGCGTCACAGACAGTGACCCGGAGGGGAGGGACGGACACGAGACGGAGGGATCAGGTGAATCATCGGGACAAAGCCCGGAGATGAAACCACAACATCTGGTGACAAACCCGACCGTAGCAACAGACCACGCCTCTGAGGGAACAGATGGCGAGGTCGGAACCGAGGCACCTCCTCGTCCAGATGTTAAAATCACACTGATCCCTCATCCAACCCTGACGCCCGGCTGGGAACCagaggcctcctcctcctcctccacagcgcAGGAGTCTCGCTCTGACAGAGAATACAGCGCTGAGGACACCGATGAGGTCACAACAGAGGTCACAACAGAGGTCAACACCGGCAGCGTCAGCGGTGAGTTTAAGTGATCAAACAGAAAAAGCTTTTTGCTGAACAAACCTAAACTAGAAGAACACTCAGATCCTTATGAACACATTTAAGTTCACTACagatttttaatttggatctgcaccaaatcacacacacaaattcatcgTATCTTATGATGTTAACGAAAGTGAAGACGAATCCAGGACCTGATCTGGATCCAGTTTACTGAGTCCTTCCTTAAGTTCATATCTGACCCCTCCAGCAAATGGAATAGAATCCATCGAACGAACAACAAAAACtcatttcacttcatttcaAACCTGCTTTTCATGTTTTCCCGGCTCATCGACACAAAGTCTCCTTGAACCATGTTAAGAGAATATGAGCTTTACACGTTCACACTGACGGGTTTGAGTTTTCATCATCTAAAAagttcagttgtgtgtttttggaaaTAACCTGTGAACGTTTTATGATCTGTCTCAGCAGAAGGTGGATCTGAGGCAGGTGAGACCGGCACAGGAGAAATATTCACGTGGCGTCCAGGTGAGGACGAAGAGAACTCGACTCTCACCACAGACGCTCATGATGTGAACGCTGCCGCCACCATGAACCCAGAGAATCACcaagaggaggaacaggaagcCGTGGGTGCCGGACTTCCTGCTGTGAGACCAGCAGCTGCTTCAGGTGCCTGAAGTAAAAAGGAATTTACTGTGTGCTGCAGTTAACACGGACTCAGCACAACACAGAGATTAGCTTCTCACTTTGAATAAATACTCAGAGAACAATTCAACTCAGATCACAGCTGGAATCTCCTCTGTTACATAAGCAGGGTTTCAATATCcacatttcagaaaacacaagcatttctatttaaatccaaaaaggtttgttaaaatataaaatcactgTCGGGATGATTGAAACTAAATTGTGCAAAATAAAGAagattattatatttatcaaaataaatgatCGGACAAAAATCCTGATTCAGGTGAATTAGAGTAAAATCTGTAACAGTTAATTAATAATTTTATGTTTCGTGTTTACATGTAAAAGCAAAAACTAAAGTGGGAAAGAAATAGAATTTCGATCCCTGTAGAGCAGCCTGCAGTCCTTCACCTGATGTGACAGCGCCATCTGCTGGTGTTTGATTTGAGTTCAAGAAGTTTAATTTCCAGAATGTTTTTGATTGTCTTGATGAACAGAGGAACGTTGATTGTTTTGGGCCGTTCAGGATTTATGgattaaatcaataaaagttCTGACACAGTGAAGCTTTAGTTTTGAAAggattatttcattattcagaAATGTGCTCACACATTAGTGAGTTTGAGAATCAcgtgatttttgtttgtttgagcaaAAAAGAATGTGTtataaaaaagatataaaagCCACATCAGTTCCTGGTTCatctacttttattttattgacatATGTACAGTGGCAGTGGTCACGTTTAAAGATGCTGAATAAATCAAGttcttaaaataataataataatttagtaGGACTAACGAATCACGTGAGGTTGCAGTGTGAGACGCTGATGGTTCCTGACAAATGACACGACTTAAATAATGAAGTGTTATCGGCTCTATCAGATGATTTCTCTACAATCATTGTGATATTTAATTAGaatcctcatcctcttctcctGCAGACTGCCTGGAGAAGCCTTGTTTGAATGGAGGCACTTGTGTCGACGGTGAAACGAGAAAGTGCTTTTGTCTGCCGGCTTACGGAGGAGATTTGTGCCAGACAGGTGCCGTATCAACTGCCTGATGCAcggacagaggagacacacagtCGTTTAAAAAAGACCTTCCCACTGATTCCTcttgtcctcctctgtgtctcagaCCTGGAGGTGTGTGAGCCGGGCTGGGAGAAGTTCCAGGGCTTCTGTTACCATCACTTCACCAAGAGGCAGAGCTGGGAGGCGGCGGAGCAGCACTGTCGGATGTGCGGCGGACACCTGATTTCCCTCATGACCCCAGAGGAGCAAGACTACGTCAACGGTAAAGTGTGAAAccccagaaaagaaaaaaaacagcagaccTGGAACCAAAATCATCCAGAGTCTGTGAGTCACATGCTCCAGCAACGAGTCGGACTCCCAACGCACAAGATGGCCGCGATCGTATccgagatattttggcttcatttctggatcgtgggaggaagtggagacgtgtcgtccatctttatttacagtcgatGCCTCAGATGTCACCATGTGTGATCTTGAGCTACGATCCTCTATCATGGTCACGATCCACCATCCACGTTGTGGCCACAGATCCCGGATCAGTCATGAAGCAGACTGACATGATGCATATTAACTGTGAACTCACGCGGCGGCTGAGTTTCACGCTTATAAACTAATTAACACAATTTCACAATCAGCTAATTTGAACTTTTTCTAAACTGCATGTTCATCAGATCAGtctctgcctcatcctttttctttgctcttcacTTTCCTGCAGATTTAGTTCAGAGATGTCAGATTGTGGTTTCAACTCTCCaaacacataaatgcacatttcaTTCACAGCGTCCATGTTTTTTCTGCCTTCGCAGTGGATGAAAACACAGACGGCTCAGGAACGACTCTCCGACGCTCCTTTGATCCGGACGTCCTGAGTATCGAGTTTGTTTTAACGACGCCTCTCAAATGTGTCCAGACAAGACACAACAGACACTTTTCATGTCTTCaatcctcctttttcttttgaagACAGCGTCACGGTTTTGAAGCTGGTGTTTCGTCTGGCAACAAGGCGACAAGATCCTAATCTGACATTCCTCCGGTGGCAGTGGAGTTTTACTGTGCGGGCGGTTGCCATGGATCAGACCGACACTCAAACTGTTCCGCAAACAACAGCCGAGGCTTCGTTCTTACTGAATTCAAGGTTGTTAATGTCCATCATCTCATTCCAGATATGTCTGAATACAACCGGGGGTAGAAGCCTGAGACGTCTCTGCCCACTCCTTCGAATGGGAAAATAAATCAGGACAGAAATAtgacaaacaaaagaaactgaaacaacAGGATGCTGAATATCACATGTGCTCTGATAGAAAGGCCGCTGGTTTATTTtcttgctctgtttttcttctaatGTTTATTTGCAGACAAATACAGAGAATATCAGTGGATCGGACTAAATGACAGAACCATAGAGGGAGACTTCCGCTGGTCGGACGGGAACCCTCTGGTGAGTGTCTCTGTTTAAAGTTTGTCTTGACGGTCGACGgtgaataaaaatgatatacACAGTTACTGATCGGCTGCAGTGAATCGCTGCCCATTAAGAAAAGAATCCTGTGTCAGCTCTATGAGAACTGGTACAGAGGCCAGCCAGACAGCTACTTCCTGTCCGGCGAGGACTGTGCGGTGATGGTGTGGCACGATGGCGGCCAGTGGAGCGACGTACCCTGCAACTACCACCTGTCCTACACCTGCAAGAAGGGTGTCTGTGAGTTCACCCGATGAAGCTGCACCTTTTCCAGAGCAGCTCTTGTGTTGAAATCACAGAACATGTCTCCATTTTGTTTCCACCCAACAGCCTCGTGTGGCGAGCCCCCGCAGGTTCCCTACGCCAAGGTGTTCGGGAAGAAGCGTCTGCGTTTCGAGACCAACACCAAGGTGCGGTACTACTGTGAAGAGGGTTTGGTTCAGAAACTGAATCCTGTAATCAAGTGCCTGCCCGGTGGCCAGTGGGAGGAGCCTCTGATCACCTGCACGCCACGTAAGTGCTTGAGTTGACAACGTTCAGAGCTGTGTCACAGTCGCTCAGTTAAAAACTCTGCACGCAGGCAGCAAAGATTCGCTCCTCTCGTTGTAAAGCTCTGAGATCATAAATGTGAACTTGTTGTCCCTCCAGCTCGCTCAGTGGAAGAAGACGTGGTCACGTCGCTGCCTCACCAGCCCGGAGAGGTCGTCACGGAGGTCACGGGTGCAGCCACGGAGAGAGCAGCGCCGCTGTTCTGGGACATTAAGTGGGATGTGTAGAAACATCCTTTCCTTTATTTCTTCTGTTGAATACGAAATCTTCTCCTCGTCCCGTTGTCTCACTCGTCTTGTGTCTCACGAGACGTTCCAGCCCAGTTTCTGCATCGAGTTAAAGTAATCTTTCATCTTAAAGAAACCTTGAGGAGAGATTTTAAGAATAATGTAGTTTAATGAGAATACGTTCGTAAATTAAcaagaaaaaagtaattaatattatataattacatATAAGAGGAAAGTGGTAGTGGTAATTACTTTTTCTAGTTTTGTATCTACTTGTAAAAGAAGTGCTGTAATATATaggtaatatatatatagagtatAATCAAATCTACAATGAACACAAACTATTTACGTGTACGAGTAATATCGTAGAAATGaatcaattaaatgtaattttataatCTCTTGTTGCTCTTGTTACCTGTTGGATTTAACTGCATAAAGGTGAATGAATTAATGATGATTAATGATCTCACGACTCTTAACTAACATGACTTCACTTTAACTCTGCGTCTGTGCTggcgacacctagtggccggagtcattatgttttcaggttgtccatccttGAGATCAAGACATCTCAAGAACGAgtcgagggaatttcttcatatttggtacaaatgtCCACTTGGTCTCAGATTGGTCAGATTTTGTTTAAGTCACAGTGACTTTATGAGTCTGAAAAAATAATGTACGTAGGTTTCGTCAatagttcacacacacacacacacacacacacacacacacacacatagtccaGTTTTATTAGCAAATCAGTACACTGATATGTTGATATTTGAATTTattgaataaattaaatgacaTGTGATTAATTGACAGTTTGACCTCAGAGGAAGCAGCTTCCTGTCGTgttcaataaacaaacaagcagaaaaCAAGCAGGTTTATTTTCATCACATGTTAAGAGAAGGATGATTAACATCTGTTCAttattaattatgaattattcaCAGAAGCTGGTGTTTTCCAAAGTTAACCCACGACAACATTACGTCTGTTTTCACCAACCGACAATGATTATTGCTTCTGACTGAATCACACGTGGTCGTTTAACCTGGGTTTGACTTGTAGCAAGTGTGAATCATGACGTCACTGACTGGTTAGTGAGCGGCTGTTTAACGTTTggttcagcgccatcttggtgCGGACACAATTACTTCATTATATGGTTAATGAGATttcttaaaaaatgtaaatataaccATATACGCCTGACGTCAGTAATCGTCTGTTGCGTCAGATGTGAGATTTCTTGCTTTGGTGCTCGTGGGTCATACGAAGACATTTTTAAGTCAGTTACTAGTCGACGAGAAGTGAAGTGGCCTGATGCCAACAACCTGTTGTGGTAACGCAAAATGACGCAGAAAAACTGATCTCTATAGGCTCATTCATGCTCAATGTTAGATACATATACGGAAACATAGCGTTCTGTCCGTACTCTGCATTCATTCTGTCCTTATTGGTGGTACGAGACAAAATGTAGCAGTACCACTGGAGATcatgggggggcagtgtagtAAGAGAATCATAGCCTACCTAACAGACGCATGGACGGATGATGACAGTCACATTGTTTGAAAGGGACGTATCTCTTTTGGTACGTAAAGGAAGCATGAACGAGTCTTATTCAAAccgtttgctgctgctgttcctggAAATAACAGCGTGAAATCAATTTGCGCTTGTTGACTGGGAGACTTCATGATTTTACTTGAGGCTACCTATAGCAATAGGCTCCGTAAAGATGTGTCATCTTGTC
This region of Paralichthys olivaceus isolate ysfri-2021 chromosome 13, ASM2471397v2, whole genome shotgun sequence genomic DNA includes:
- the bcan gene encoding brevican core protein, whose translation is MKMKLDVLLPVLLCSICVLILRASSTSHDSDDSKLLHVTIPTSPSVLAVLGGSLTLPCLVSLAHPPPSPSTNGRHAVLSLPRVKWSVLTHGRDTEILVARGDRVRVSEAYKDRASLLNYAYSPADLTLRLESLRPNDTGFYRCEVQQGLEDADDVAHVKVKGVVFHYRDASSRYAFTFELAKEACEEIGAEIATPEQLLAAYHSGYEQCDAGWLSDGSVRYPIQMPREGCFGDMDGLPGVRNYGLVEPDELYDTYCYVENIEGDVIHGSAPQRFTFWEAKAFCLSLGAELATTAQLYAAWNDGLNHCSPGWLADGSVRYPIVTPRERCGGGEPGVRTVYRYSNQTGFPEAHTRHDVYCFRRDTGPYTESTQDFLATEPEDLVFLANRGQETVTLEVTAEVNEDMHHAHTLSPVKQVPVEAQSQTLCYEKKPLLTVDLHPSVTPQPEHQQHAPTKDTWEPVEKAKYPESHQPAPDQTPQTDHEESHSPSNAVDIITTGDDSTLATAEGTMSVSREPSETSEINQENQTLDTRSVTATSGDVAKELLNNSTVLHQQSEPPMYQEDHTPSVHLERIAETELVHSSTSPQETGPGDAEEESAVTTSRYAEETEVHSTAPVTQGGDESAPLEEETQDPVTQSVIGMDTSAISEPVPTTDSGYNPPEDHSGVMMESSIPVDRGDVESSSEEADPVDQSGHVHPTEIPTADVITDSDDSTDAPARNHDPITPFTSVTLSPPSVEVESSSPEIITLMPESNASSGVEPLEDIQEHIQLQKIQESQEAFLSTLQSVTDSDPEGRDGHETEGSGESSGQSPEMKPQHLVTNPTVATDHASEGTDGEVGTEAPPRPDVKITLIPHPTLTPGWEPEASSSSSTAQESRSDREYSAEDTDEVTTEVTTEVNTGSVSEGGSEAGETGTGEIFTWRPGEDEENSTLTTDAHDVNAAATMNPENHQEEEQEAVGAGLPAVRPAAASDCLEKPCLNGGTCVDGETRKCFCLPAYGGDLCQTDLEVCEPGWEKFQGFCYHHFTKRQSWEAAEQHCRMCGGHLISLMTPEEQDYVNDKYREYQWIGLNDRTIEGDFRWSDGNPLLYENWYRGQPDSYFLSGEDCAVMVWHDGGQWSDVPCNYHLSYTCKKGVSSCGEPPQVPYAKVFGKKRLRFETNTKVRYYCEEGLVQKLNPVIKCLPGGQWEEPLITCTPPRSVEEDVVTSLPHQPGEVVTEVTGAATERAAPLFWDIKWDV